TGCCCAAGAACTTCACGGCAGTTGTCGATTAGTTGCTGTCCAAATTGCTTGGCAAGTGCGTAGGTCTCCCTTTCTCCGGATGGCAATTGTCGATATAATACTGCATATAACTGAGGAGAGTAGGATCGGCACGGTTCATGATGGCGATGCAGCGAGAGGTGATTTCACGATCGACCGTGGTGAGGCGACCAAAGATTATGTCGTACCACATTAAGAGCGCATCTTGTCGCACCCAATTCCACGACGAATTGAAATGGCGGGCCTTGAGAGGCTCGAAGATGGGCTGGATaccttggatatatgcatctccATGCTCCTTTGCAATGTCATCGAGTTTGGCTTGCAGGGTGGCAGCATTTTGCTTCTCTTCGTCGTAAGCGCGGGCACCAGATCGAGAATCGCGCTTGAGATAGCGCATGTAGAGCTCGACATGTTGAGATGCAAAGAGTTGTTGCTCGGCTTGGAACTTGAGGAATTCTTCGGAATTCATGACAGCCCCACCCCCAACggcaccacctccaccgccGCCTCCAGACGACAAAGTAATGCTTGCTTGTTGGCATACTCCCTAGCTACCGAATCGAGCCAGGACTTAGCCTCAGCCTCAGACCCCAGACGCTTAGCCGGTTCCATAGTCACACCCAGCAAGAGAGCGGCGTCGGAGCGAGCAGGACCAAGACCCCATGTTTTGTTAAGGTGGGCCTTTGCAGTAGTAATGTTGAAGCCACCGGGCATCTTTCCGCCAATCATACGAGATACTAAACCATTCGTGTGTTTCCCAAGAGCACCAGTATACCCCACACTCAAGGCTGCTCCGAGTCGTCAAGAGGAAGCTCCTCCCCCTTTTCTGGTGGGACGAAAATTCGAGCTGAAGATCTCCCAATATTTCGTTCTGGAGAGTTGATTTGCCCCCGACTAAATCTTTGATCGCTTTGCTGATAGGCACTTCGTCGACTTTCTTCTTGAGCTTCTGCGCAATGATGACACGGAGGGTATCAACCGCCTTGAGAGGCTCGTCAGGAATAGCAGCGGCTCCACCGGCGGGAGCGACAGGAGTGACAACAACAGGTGCTGCAACAGGAGTAGGAGTGGCCGCAGCTGGGGCGGGAGTCTCGACGACCGTTTGAGTGGGGGCATCGACGACTTCATCCTCGAATTGATAGTATATTTCCTTGGGGTTCTTGGCATGGCAAAGGATCTGGCGGACACGGCTAACAGACCCATCTGCGGCTTCGTACTTGGCCTTGAGAGTACGAGTGGCCATTCCAGTGAGGGTGGGGCCGGGACCAAGTTCGATAAGACGCTCGAAGTTGTAGTAGGTGAATAGCAAGTCCTGAGTCTGAATCCATCGGACCGGAGACGCAAATTGGTACGCGAGAAGTTCGACTAGGATTGTGTATGCAAGTTTCTGTCGTTGCTCAGGAGAGCCCCAGTCGTCTCTGTCCCAATTGGATAATATCTTGTCGAGGCGAGGAGAAGAGGTCTGGTCGTAAATAATCTGTGCATACTCTTTGTGACTTCGAATGGCTTTGCGATGAGATTGGGAATGTATTTGCCGATGAGGAGGTCGGGGTTAAGATGAAGCGGATTAATTTTCTTTGAAAGATCTAAGGCGCAATTGAGCTTAAAGTCGTACAATTGGGTAAGTCACTCACATGCACGGAAAGGCATGACTCCGGCCCAAAGGTAGCGCGAGTGGAACGGCACATCGATACCGGGAAGAGGGATGGTCGCGAATCCTCGCTCAAGTTTGATATGGCCCTCGGCTTTCTGtttctccttggccttctcGAGGCAGCTCATGATTATGTCCTTCAGCATTTCTTTAACTTGCTCGATAGTGAATTGCTCGGTCAGCTGTACTAATATTAGCAATAGAATAAAGCAAAAGGTAATGCAATATACCTGTTGAATGTCAATCTTCTTGATCTTGAGATAGTTGAGGACATTGGTGAGGGTTTCAAGCGCAAGAAGCTCTCCGGCGCAAACGTATTGTTGTCCCTGGATGGTGACTTAGCGATAGCATATCATATCTTTGGAGCACCCGTACCTCGACATTGAAATTGACAATCTCCAACAACAAATTCGTCTCATGGGAAACACTGTCGACAACCTCACGGAGAGCAGCATCGCTGAAGCTCTTGCCAATGCGGCTAGGATTGACAGCGCACATAGCATAATTGGAGCGATTGTGCTCGTCACGCTCGACTGCACGCTGCATGGTGATACCACGGTAGAAGACGACATCGACGAGAGCCGAGATGGCAAGGACATCTGCGATAGATGCTAAAGCGGAGTACTCTCCAAGCGAGTGTCCGGCGAATGCGCAGTCCGTTTGCACGAGTCCTTTAGATTTCATATCTTCGAAGGCCGCCTTCTCAGTGACGACCAGGGCGATCTGTGCGAATTGAGTGGCAAACAGGAGACCGTTGGGGTGACTGAAAGTGTACTGGGGGGTTCGGACGTTGATATCGGCGAAGAGGGGGAGAGTCTTGACATTGCCGTCCTTATCGGTAGTATCGTAGGACATGGACATGTAACGTTGGCGGATTGCTTGGCCCTTGATACCACCAAAGTGGATCGTCTTCTCTTTGGGGTTATTCTTGACAATGTCGACGATCGAGATCCCATAGACGGCGAGCAGATGAGCATCGGCAGCCTCCCAAACAGCGCGAGCGGCAGGTGAGTTGTTGTACAGCTCCATACCCATACCTGGTTCTTGGGAGCCTTGTCCAGTGAAGACGTAAACGGTAGGTACTTGGGCCACCTCGGCTGTACCGCTTAGTACGCGTTGACCACGCTGGTTGCTGGTCTCGACCTTAATTGCCAAGTTTCCGTCGCGCATTCCGTAGTGCGTAAGCTTAACGGCTAACTCATCGCCTGGGAGGACCATTCCAACAAAGGAAACGTCGTATCTGTAAAGTAGGGTTAGTACCATGCTGCTGTTCTTCATAGAGTAAGCTTACTGGAGGACTCGCTCCGGCTTGCCTTGTGCAACAACGTTTTCGACATACTTGCGGGTCGCAGCACTAGACCACATGCCATGAGTAATAGTGCCAGGAAGAACGGCATAGTCGGAGAAGTAGGGGTTGATGTGAATAGGATTGTAGTCGCCAGAGGTCTTAGAGTAGGGCTCGTTGGTAGCTGGAGCAATGAATGAAGACGAAACAGCGGAAGATGTGAGACTATAGCCATTTCCTTCGAGCTTCTTGACATCGCCTTGGACTTCACCGTGCCGTGAAAGATAGGAAAGTACGAGGTTGCCGTGGGCATGGCCGGTGGAATATGATATGGTGGCTACCTTGACTAATTCCTTCAGTTGATTgcgggtatatgcgcttccTCTACAGCTACGGAAGAATAGGTGGCCTTGGCCTTGTACTTATACTCGCTCTTCACCTTGAAGATCAAAGTGGTGCCTGGCTTGAGCGGCTCAGAATCGTTGTCCCACTCGAACCACTCCTTGGAGCTCAAAACACCGACATCGACAGCTGAATCGATCTTGACAACGTATTCCGGCTCCTCAACAATCTCGAACGTGTTTTGGTAGTCGGTAAATGTGCCACGGTAGAGGAACGATGATGATACTTCAATAACTGGCTTGCCTTCACGCAGCACGAACCCGGTAACCTTGACAGTCTTGCCGCTGTCGCTATTGATTACGGACGCAATGCGAGCTTCAGCTTTGCAAACATCGCCGACCAACAGAGGTGTAGCGCCCTCGACCATCTTAAATCCGTTCGAAAGGTGAACAAGCTTCAAAAGGTCGCCATCAACAGCTTTGGGGAAGATCGAGCGCATGATAGCCTGCCAGCCAGTGACAATGGCGAAATCCATTGGGGCTTGTACGCGCTCATTACGAGCAGACTTGAATTGCTCCCCTTGGTTACCGACAACAGCACAGAATCGCTCAACGTCTTCCGCAGTAATAGTGACCTCAGGTCCGACGAACGTATCTCGGATGTCGATCTCGGGAAGTGCTTCGTTATCGCCGAACCACAGCTTCCAGTAGAATTCCTTGATGCGCCAGTTGCGACCGTCGCTGACTTCATGGATAGGAGCGTAGCCCATACTGGGTTTGTAATCAAAGGCAAGTTGGAGAGGGATGCTCGAGCCGGTACGCTCTTCGAAGATAGTGAGAGAAATACGAGAAGAGGAAGGATCAAATGTGAGTTCGAGGGCCTTGAAATTGGGGTCATGAACGCCATGGGATCGGGCAGCGCCGTTTACGATGATTTGGGAAGGCCGATCGTTCTTCAGTTGGATGGAAATAACCTGTCCCCGACGAGGAGCAAAGATACGCTTGAAAGGATTATCGATGTAAGATCCACCTTGTATAATATTGACGGAAGTAAGAGCGGCGCGAAGCCAGGAGACTTTGGGGCCTGCGAGCAATTCCATCCATGCGGACAGAGGAGGTAGAGACTGGCCTAGTGTAAGCTTTGCCCCGGATTCGGTTTCCTCAATCTTGATACCATACTTCTCAGCAACTCCAACTGGTTCTGAGGCGGGTGGCGCCCCAATGTAATCGATAGTGGGAACCTTGGATTCATCGCCGCCGTAGTACTTTTCGAGGAATTTGGAAACAAGGCCGGATGCGACACTGTCGAGCATATCTTGAATAGGTTCGTCCGCGACCTTAGCGTGCTTGACTGCAACAGGACCCTGCAAAATGCATACACGCTGGGGATCCTGGTCAAAGACGGCCTCGATATCTTCTGCGGCCCAGAGAGAATCCTAAAGAGCTGCTTTAGCATACACCCTACTACCAAGTAGTTTGGCACTGACCTTCTTGAACCAGACCTCAAAGCTGGCGTCTAAAATGGGGATAAATGGTACTGGTTTCTGTCCGGGTCGTTGTGAGATGGCCAAGAAGTAGGCCTTGTCTTCGGCAGAAAGGAGTTGCTCGCTCGCCAAAGGATACGTGTTGAAGAATTCATCCAAGAATTTCTGAGGAACATCGAGCTCGGTAAAAGACTGCAATATGGATTCGGAACGGCGGACGTCTCCTCCTGCGAAGCGCTCTTCAACGCGACGGAGCCAGTCGCCCACAAGATTACGGAGCGAGCGATCAACCCAACGAGTCTGGTGCTCGACGTACATCAATCGAACCATGCGACGCACAACTTCCTCGTAAGTCATATCAGCAATATCTCCCGCAACACGGCCATCGCCCTTTTGCGCGAACCAGGGCTTCGCAAAGTCCTTGTTTAGCTTCTCGATAACCATGTCCTTGTTTTGCGCCAGCCAGGCAGCGCGCTTCTCCTTGGGTAGCTTGAAGACAGTATCGTCGAATTCCTTCCATAACTTGACACCACGAGTAGCGACCTTGTGAATTGGCTCGCCTAATTCGGATTGCACAGTGAGGATACCACCGGTTTCCTTAGCATATGTGCCCTCCCACTTGGAATCATCCACACCAGCCGCGGCGACGATCAAATCTTTGACGCTCTTGCTCGTGTGCGCCTCTTTGGCGACCATAACACGGCTCGCAAACAGTACACCGTCGAATGGCATAGGTTGTGCATCAAATTGAGCACTCCACTCTCCGCTCATGTAAGGCCAGACATCCTCGGCTCCACCAAACCCAGAACCAGCAACAAGAGCAATATTGGCCTGCTGTCTGATGGCACCGTAGGTCTGAAGGATGGGCTGGTGGAAGTCCTCGCACGAATGATGTCCTCCGGCCCGGCCGCCGGTCCACTGAAGGATAATGGGGAAGTTGGGGTGTCGGGAAGCAATGTTGACAACTTGACGGATGCCGTCGACGGACCCGGGCTTGAAAGAGACATGTCGGATTCCTGCCGCACTGAGTGCGTCGATgatttccttggccttctcGGTGCTCGGAATACCAGCAGCAACACAGAAACCTTCAACTGGGAGGCCCTCGCGGCGCATTTCTTGCCAGAGAGGGAATTGGAAGCCAAATTGGCGCTGGTTGATGTATAGAGCATTGAGAGTAAGGCCAACACCAGCTGGAATTTGAGCCTGAATTTCGGCAACTTTGGCACGGAGCGCAGCGGCGTTATAATGTCCACCGCCAGCAAGTTCGACGTGGTAACCAGCGCGGAGCACGGCAGAGACGAAGCCGGCCTTGACAGTAGTAGGAGTCATGCCCGCAACCATGATAGGGGTTTTCCAAGCAACCGAGAGAATGGGGTGTCGAGTTGGACTTTGCCATCGCTAATGTCACATAAAATATCAGAATGGGTTTTTGGTCAGAAGGATGTGTTTAGGCTCACCTAGTTTTGACAAGACCAGGAGTCCATTTCTTGGACCACCAGCTCTCGATCCTCACGTTGGTTGAATCGTAGACTTCGGCACCATTCTTACCCTTCTCGCCTACAATGACTACACGAACACCACGACCATCCAGTCCACGGGCCGTCAAAGATCCGATACCACTCAA
The nucleotide sequence above comes from Rhizoctonia solani chromosome 3, complete sequence. Encoded proteins:
- a CDS encoding fatty acid synthase subunit beta, which codes for MSVPNGKPIAGADGTISTRPLVIQAGTERISFPVPATGSTWIAAEVLREEFKHEYTPRDVPQPEQSEEEPTANSAAILEAQIELAAAFLGSVAAKINADSQSAHARVQVLQAITGHFTSTFLSERDIHSIAATFDPDVRKSVLTSYFLAINALEVHDPRHVPRQPRSALFEAAVLGKAEIYALFGGQGTNEVYFDELRSLYEIYRPPSIEYLASVPVSLPVIGLTQLVQYLVVASATALTPGELRDRLKGATGHSQGILSAVVAATSTDLESFSKNSAKALRWLLWVGARGQEAFPVLAVEPSIVKDSVDGGEGVPSPMLSVTGLPLAALEKHITGVNKHLPKNSQLGVSLHNGSRAFVVTGPPRALYGLVTALRKVRAPSGLDQSKVPFSQRKAVFNVRFLVVGVPYHSHYLDGATEKVLADLGEELWDVKELGIAVYHTETGADLRELSTSLTRSLCEQVFSLHIHWTKATAFPDSATHAIDFGPGGLSGIGSLTARGLDGRGVRVVIVGEKGKNGAEVYDSTNVRIESWWSKKWTPGLVKTSPTRHPILSVAWKTPIMVAGMTPTTVKAGFVSAVLRAGYHVELAGGGHYNAAALRAKVAEIQAQIPAGVGLTLNALYINQRQFGFQFPLWQEMRREGLPVEGFCVAAGIPSTEKAKEIIDALSAAGIRHVSFKPGSVDGIRQVVNIASRHPNFPIILQWTGGRAGGHHSCEDFHQPILQTYGAIRQQANIALVAGSGFGGAEDVWPYMSGEWSAQFDAQPMPFDGVLFASRVMVAKEAHTSKSVKDLIVAAAGVDDSKWEGTYAKETGGILTVQSELGEPIHKVATRGVKLWKEFDDTVFKLPKEKRAAWLAQNKDMVIEKLNKDFAKPWFAQKGDGRVAGDIADMTYEEVVRRMVRLMYVEHQTRWVDRSLRNLVGDWLRRVEERFAGGDVRRSESILQSFTELDVPQKFLDEFFNTYPLASEQLLSAEDKAYFLAISQRPGQKPVPFIPILDASFEVWFKKDSLWAAEDIEAVFDQDPQRVCILQGPVAVKHAKVADEPIQDMLDSVASGLVSKFLEKYYGGDESKVPTIDYIGAPPASEPVGVAEKYGIKIEETESGAKLTLGQSLPPLSAWMELLAGPKVSWLRAALTSVNIIQGGSYIDNPFKRIFAPRRGQVISIQLKNDRPSQIIVNGAARSHGVHDPNFKALELTFDPSSSRISLTIFEERTGSSIPLQLAFDYKPSMGYAPIHEVSDGRNWRIKEFYWKLWFGDNEALPEIDIRDTFVGPEVTITAEDVERFCAVVGNQGEQFKSARNERVQAPMDFAIVTGWQAIMRSIFPKAVDGDLLKLVHLSNGFKMVEGATPLLVGDVCKAEARIASVINSDSGKTVKVTGFVLREGKPVIEVSSSFLYRGTFTDYQNTFEIVEEPEYVVKIDSAVDVGVLSSKEWFEWDNDSEPLKPGTTLIFKVKSEYKYKAKATYSSVAVATISYSTGHAHGNLVLSYLSRHGEVQGDVKKLEGNGYSLTSSAVSSSFIAPATNEPYSKTSGDYNPIHINPYFSDYAVLPGTITHGMWSSAATRKYVENVVAQGKPERVLQYDVSFVGMVLPGDELAVKLTHYGMRDGNLAIKVETSNQRGQRVLSGTAEVAQVPTVYVFTGQGSQEPGMGMELYNNSPAARAVWEAADAHLLAVYGISIVDIVKNNPKEKTIHFGGIKGQAIRQRYMSMSYDTTDKDGNVKTLPLFADINVRTPQYTFSHPNGLLFATQFAQIALVVTEKAAFEDMKSKGLVQTDCAFAGHSLGEYSALASIADVLAISALVDVVFYRGITMQRAVERDEHNRSNYAMCAVNPSRIGKSFSDAALREVVDSVSHETNLLLEIVNFNVEGQQYVCAGELLALETLTNVLNYLKIKKIDIQQLTEQFTIEQVKEMLKDIIMSCLEKAKEKQKAEGHIKLERGFATIPLPGIDVPFHSRYLWAGVMPFRAYLSKKINPLHLNPDLLIGKYIPNLIAKPFEVTKNDWGSPEQRQKLAYTILVELLAYQFASPVRWIQTQDLLFTYYNFERLIELGPGPTLTGMATRTLKAKYEAADGSVSRVRQILCHAKNPKEIYYQFEDEVVDAPTQTVVETPAPAAATPTPVAAPVVVTPVAPAGGAAAIPDEPLKAVDTLRVIIAQKLKKKVDEVPISKAIKDLVGGKSTLQNEILGDLQLEFSSHQKRGRSFLLTTRSSLECGMPGGFNITTAKAHLNKTWGLGPARSDAALLLGVTMEPAKRLGSEAEAKSWLDSVAREYANKQALLCRLEAAVEVFQAEQQLFASQHVELYMRYLKRDSRSGARAYDEEKQNAATLQAKLDDIAKEHGDAYIQGIQPIFEPLKARHFNSSWNWVRQDALLMWYDIIFGRLTTVDREITSRCIAIMNQRETYALAKQFGQQLIDNCREVLGQPPLYRDVTFPTAPKTEVNQKGDIIYSEVVREGVRKLEAYVEEMASGDNIPGNVNIQKVHDDVVKLWNVVKSQPEISQEQKSRIKSLYDGVVRSLRKGPESKPSRPTARTRRASSQFLRPQVSQVTSLSDDKIPLLHLKRKVGGNWEYSNNLTGVYLDVLHEIATSGTSFKDKNALLTGVGKGSIGVEILKGLLQGGARVVVTTSRYSRASVEYYQGIYHQCGSRDSSLTVVPFNQGSKQDVEALVDYVYSNLGMDLDYILPFAAIPENGREIDGIDDRSELAHRVMLVNLLRLLGAVKNKKASRRIVTRPTQVILPLSPNHGLFGNDGLYSESKISLETLFQRWNSESWGEYLCLAGAVIGWTRGTGLMGATNMVAQQVESYGVRTFSANEMAFNILGLMHPLLFSITQVEPIWADLNGGMDRLADLAEITTKIRLEINHQSDLRRAIARDNSADFKVVNGSEAERALQTVTVTPRANHRYNFPELEAPEALEQLSKLQGLVDLEKVIVVTGFAEVGPWGSSRTRWEMEARGQFTIEGCIEMAWMMGYIKHFDGRLKNGNLYVGWVDSKSGDPVDDKDVRGKYEKEILEHTGIRLIEPELFKGYDPKKKVFHQEIELNHDLEPLEVSEAEARKFKLEHGEKVDIWAQESGEYFVKLKKGARVLVPKAFRFDRLVAGQIPTGWDAGRYGIPQDIITQTDRTALWALVCAAEALIMSGVTDPYELYKHVHPSEVGSSLGSGMGGMQSLAAMFKDRREEKDVQKDILQETFINTVAGWVNLLLLSSSGPIKIPVGACATAVQSLEIACDTILSGKAKVMIAGGFDDFSEEGSYEFANMKATSNTDTEFAMGREPNEFSRPTTSTRAGFMESQGAGVQVLMSAKTAIEMGCAIQGIIAFTSTSTDKAGRSIPAPGRGVLSVAREITPKQPLRILDVDYRVRQLAFRRKQISEWMENELEDLRDDPDAAELVAEVEREAARQEKDALATYGMLEGSDPRIAPLRRALAVWGLTADDIGVISIHGTSTKANDLNEPHIYNDIFTAIHELPEMLFLLSLRRISLSVNSGIIPGNRNADNIDPALREFDYLVFPSRSIHTDGIKAGLMTSFGFGQVGGSALVLHPRYLFGALSTSEYRVYTERNRARAMASYKAMSEMMTTHSLVKIKEHPPFAPELEAEVLLNPLARTSLDKAGEFSFAKKLDRSPRVAEENRDVLVSALKGVQGDFKGVGVDQGGFFTMCSMGVVLMGSRTELISAVPSHNANFVKRNFTESEITYCRAQPHPEASFAARWAGKEAVFKALGVKSKGAGAAMSDIEILPDGNGVPCVTLHGDAKKAADEKGVAKVLVSLSHSENVAIAFAQAS